Below is a window of Planococcus rifietoensis DNA.
TGGAAAAATTGATTGGTTTGTTCCGAAATCGCTTTATGCGCACGGGACAAAACGATAAACAGTTTCAACGACTGTTTGATGTCTTCATTCATTTTCGTTCACTCATTTCCGCTATGATTACTCGATTATTTCAATTATATCCCTTTAACGGCCGAATAGCACGTGCAGTTGACTTATCCGATAATGACGCGTTCTTTCGGGTAATGGAATTTTGTCGGGTCTGTCTTGCCGCCGATGGTAAACAGGAAGGAAATCAAGCCGACCCGTCCGATAAACATCAAGACCATAATGATCAGTTTGCCGATGGAGGATAATTCACTTGTTAAACCGAGCGACATCCCGCACGTTCCGAACGCTGACGTAATCTCAAAGAGGATTTCCACGATCGATGCATTCGGTTCCGTGATGATCAACAGCATCGTCGCAACGATGACCATTGTGCCTGCAAGGAACAGGACCGCAAACGACCGGAACACATCAATCAACTGGATTTCACGGTTGAAAATCTGGATCGTGTTTTTGCCTCTCGCGAAATTGATCAAAAACAAGATAGCGATCGCAAAAGTAGTCGTCCGGATACCGCCGCCTGCAGAACTTGGCGAGGCTCCGATAAACATGAGCGCACTCATAAATACATTGGTCGCGTCGCTGAACTGGGTGATATCGATGGTGACCAAGCCACCAGACCGAGAAGAGACGGAGTGGAACAATGCCCCGAACAAGGTCTGGTGCCACGACATCCCCTTGAACGCATTGACCGATTCCAAAATTAAAATACCGACAGTCCCGACAACTAAGAGAATGCCAAAGATGCTTGTTGTAATTTTGGTAAACAGCGAGAAGCGGAAATTCTTTGTCTCGTTCGACAAGAATTCCTTTAACTCGATCAATACTGGAAAACCGATTGCTCCGAGGATGATCAGCAGCATATTGACGATTTGGATGAAATAATCGTCGACGTAAGGCTGCAACGACGCGCCCGTGATATCGAATCCACCGTTGGTCGTGGCAGTAACCGACCCGAAGACG
It encodes the following:
- a CDS encoding TrkH family potassium uptake protein; this encodes MNKSFQRVRNLTPAQAIVAYYFVAIAFSFLLLRLPGVLQPGVSMTYIDTLFTAVSAVSVTGLSVIDVSQTLSVFGIIVLMVILQFGGIGIMSIGTFFWILLGKRIGLRERQLIMVDHNQSSMAGVVKLITEIVKILLLIEAIGALILTVYFTQYFYSFSEALLHGVFGSVTATTNGGFDITGASLQPYVDDYFIQIVNMLLIILGAIGFPVLIELKEFLSNETKNFRFSLFTKITTSIFGILLVVGTVGILILESVNAFKGMSWHQTLFGALFHSVSSRSGGLVTIDITQFSDATNVFMSALMFIGASPSSAGGGIRTTTFAIAILFLINFARGKNTIQIFNREIQLIDVFRSFAVLFLAGTMVIVATMLLIITEPNASIVEILFEITSAFGTCGMSLGLTSELSSIGKLIIMVLMFIGRVGLISFLFTIGGKTDPTKFHYPKERVIIG